One Dissulfuribacter thermophilus genomic region harbors:
- the corA gene encoding magnesium/cobalt transporter CorA: MTKSLSTVSEKSGLPPGALIHVGDVLETVTRISVIDYSTEHFEEQTIQSIDEILKYKDSNTVTWVIIEGLTNVDVVERIGTMFDIHQLVLEDIMNTHQRPKFEEYDDYLYIVLKCLSTENDQFAVTYEQISLLVLKNFVFVFKEKKDDLFHPIQKRIRSKRDRLRKFGTDYLTYTILDIIVDQNFIVIDSLDDAINSVEDTLLASEPTKDTLNTIQRLKREVANIRKHVSPVRELIAGMLCSESELIDEKIHIYLKDVSDHAIRIIESIESYRDILIGLLDIYISIVGNKMNEIMKVLTIFASIFIPLTFLAGIYGMNFEYMPELKWKWAYPALWSVFITISVVLLIYFKRKKWL; encoded by the coding sequence ATGACTAAATCTTTAAGCACTGTCTCAGAAAAGTCTGGTTTGCCTCCTGGCGCACTTATTCATGTAGGTGATGTTCTGGAAACTGTGACCAGAATATCAGTGATTGACTATAGCACAGAACACTTTGAAGAACAGACGATTCAATCTATAGATGAGATTCTAAAATACAAGGACAGTAATACCGTAACTTGGGTTATTATCGAGGGGTTAACAAATGTTGATGTTGTTGAACGAATTGGAACAATGTTCGACATACATCAGCTTGTACTCGAAGATATTATGAATACTCACCAGAGACCTAAATTCGAGGAATATGATGACTACCTTTACATTGTACTCAAATGTTTATCGACTGAAAATGATCAATTCGCGGTTACCTATGAACAAATAAGTCTCTTAGTTCTCAAGAATTTTGTTTTTGTGTTCAAAGAAAAAAAGGATGATCTTTTCCATCCTATTCAGAAACGAATTAGATCGAAAAGAGATCGATTAAGAAAATTTGGAACAGATTATCTAACATATACAATACTGGATATCATCGTTGATCAAAATTTTATTGTAATAGATTCTTTGGATGACGCCATCAATTCAGTTGAAGATACTTTATTAGCTTCTGAACCAACTAAAGATACGCTTAATACAATCCAAAGACTTAAAAGAGAAGTAGCTAACATCAGAAAACATGTCTCTCCGGTTAGAGAATTGATCGCTGGAATGCTTTGTAGCGAATCTGAGTTGATCGACGAAAAGATACATATATATCTAAAAGATGTATCTGATCATGCAATACGTATTATAGAATCAATCGAATCATACAGAGATATATTGATAGGTCTATTAGATATCTACATATCTATCGTAGGTAACAAAATGAATGAAATCATGAAGGTGTTGACTATTTTCGCTTCAATTTTTATTCCTTTGACTTTTCTTGCTGGGATATACGGAATGAACTTTGAATATATGCCTGAGTTAAAATGGAAATGGGCTTATCCAGCCCTTTGGAGTGTATTTATTACGATTTCCGTTGTGCTGCTAATCTATTTCAAAAGGAAAAAATGGCTATAA
- a CDS encoding TonB-dependent receptor, with the protein MRNTTGLHSTVIYLSLIWILIYPSTVKGQQPQLHELGEVVVTATRTPVAASDVPSAIQVISTVDIEDTVAQDLTQILKKDASSIDVIEYPGALSGISIRGFRPEFSGITKHSLVLIDGRPAGATNLSTLLLDNVERIEVLKGPASSLFGAEAVGGVVNIITRRSSGEISGDLSVEGGSFDTINGMARAGGNIVDWLDFDLTFKTRNQNDNIDLGNDHGERPGTTFNINYESLRLGSDLNKDWRLDVKGDWYKGNDIETPGALFYGDIQQSEKDLERYGGDVRLCGKWGKNQSKFVFFASKETSDYFKKYEYNYSIRGYIPTDKYHSYYKETKWWGTQLQNLYRLWGRHDITLGFDYQSIDEESKSYNKDGSRKAPWTPDSNRENWAFFSDTLWRFIDSRFIISAGIRYDYFDVETKRTPYKTDFHPGNETFDTVSPRLGLRLKFTPLFSLHSTFGKAFVPPTAYEMAGYSERLVSGTTMITMGNPDLSPETSWTWDAGITFKDSSKGLNIDLTYFTTSVNHKITRVTVGNITTYENTSEAEMAGLEMEAKCDFGRIFNLHKKIEVFFNGTRLFHSREKIEGSGWTDIHNVSHWKLNYGLNYDDGVFHGRILARYMGKRKDNDWYTPGYPVITYDSFTVVDLTFGATFMEHHNLTLKVNNLFDEYYYEKPEFPLAGRALYLEYRYEF; encoded by the coding sequence ATGAGAAACACAACAGGGCTCCATTCAACTGTTATCTACCTTTCCTTGATTTGGATTCTAATCTATCCATCCACGGTCAAGGGCCAACAACCCCAGCTGCATGAACTAGGGGAAGTGGTGGTCACTGCCACAAGAACTCCTGTAGCTGCCTCAGATGTTCCATCCGCCATTCAAGTAATATCCACAGTGGATATTGAGGATACAGTTGCCCAGGATCTCACCCAGATTTTAAAAAAGGATGCTTCCTCTATTGATGTCATTGAATATCCAGGAGCCCTTTCTGGAATAAGCATAAGGGGGTTCAGACCTGAGTTTTCAGGTATAACCAAGCATTCTTTGGTCCTTATTGATGGGCGCCCAGCTGGTGCCACAAATCTTTCAACCCTCCTTTTGGATAATGTTGAAAGGATAGAGGTACTCAAAGGTCCTGCCTCTTCTCTCTTTGGAGCAGAGGCTGTGGGAGGAGTTGTAAACATCATAACCAGGAGATCATCAGGGGAAATTTCAGGTGATCTTAGCGTAGAGGGAGGAAGCTTTGATACCATAAATGGCATGGCACGCGCAGGTGGCAATATTGTCGATTGGTTGGATTTTGATTTGACTTTCAAAACTAGAAATCAAAACGACAACATCGACCTAGGAAATGACCACGGCGAACGTCCTGGTACAACTTTTAACATTAACTATGAATCCTTACGCCTTGGAAGCGATCTTAACAAAGACTGGCGCCTAGACGTTAAAGGCGACTGGTATAAAGGAAACGACATAGAGACTCCTGGCGCACTATTTTATGGCGACATACAGCAGAGCGAAAAGGATCTGGAACGTTATGGAGGAGATGTCAGACTTTGTGGTAAGTGGGGGAAGAACCAGTCAAAATTTGTGTTCTTTGCCTCAAAAGAGACCAGTGATTATTTCAAAAAGTATGAATATAACTACTCAATCAGAGGCTATATACCCACAGACAAATACCACAGCTATTACAAAGAAACCAAGTGGTGGGGTACCCAGTTACAGAATCTGTATCGACTCTGGGGCAGGCATGATATCACATTGGGTTTTGATTACCAGTCTATTGATGAGGAGAGCAAAAGCTATAACAAAGATGGATCTAGAAAAGCCCCATGGACTCCAGATTCTAACCGGGAGAATTGGGCCTTTTTTTCAGACACACTATGGCGTTTTATAGATAGTAGATTCATCATCTCCGCTGGTATCAGATATGACTATTTTGATGTTGAGACAAAACGCACTCCATATAAGACAGACTTTCACCCAGGAAACGAGACCTTTGATACCGTCAGTCCCAGGCTAGGCCTGAGGCTGAAGTTCACCCCTCTATTCAGCCTACATTCAACCTTTGGAAAGGCCTTTGTGCCACCTACAGCCTATGAGATGGCTGGCTATTCAGAACGTCTGGTCAGCGGTACAACTATGATCACAATGGGCAATCCCGATCTTTCTCCGGAGACTAGTTGGACGTGGGATGCTGGAATCACCTTTAAGGATTCATCAAAGGGACTCAATATAGACCTCACCTACTTTACCACCAGTGTTAACCACAAGATCACCCGGGTCACAGTGGGAAATATAACTACATACGAAAATACCTCTGAGGCAGAGATGGCAGGGCTCGAAATGGAGGCCAAGTGCGATTTCGGCAGAATTTTCAATCTTCACAAAAAGATCGAAGTCTTCTTTAACGGCACAAGGCTATTTCACTCAAGAGAAAAGATAGAGGGCTCAGGATGGACAGACATTCACAACGTATCCCACTGGAAGTTGAACTACGGTCTTAACTATGACGACGGCGTGTTCCACGGCCGTATTCTAGCAAGATATATGGGAAAGAGAAAGGACAATGACTGGTACACCCCAGGCTATCCTGTAATCACCTATGATAGCTTTACAGTAGTAGATCTCACCTTTGGGGCGACCTTCATGGAACATCACAATCTCACCCTCAAGGTAAACAACCTCTTTGATGAATACTATTACGAAAAACCTGAATTCCCCTTAGCTGGTAGGGCCTTGTATCTCGAATATCGCTATGAGTTCTAA
- a CDS encoding DUF2162 family putative transporter, which yields MEAKGLIIGLVFTLGVFAIKGGAGFGYLLSDKSSLRLGIVSLTLYLLFIGLIFWGTQKVANNGLLASSQESFSFLAEQGMRIHFLMWAGLMAWGTYLLTRPPARSTRAWLILSAPCPVCLMVIVIDVYLFTSLWPKDPIRSLCLPFLFFSGMVIVTSILTALFFKRADTTPKRRLGWIMVFLSAYFATNVLTAPHFKEAKMVYEMAIRQKALYSTQDFNILFLFFFLFIAGILRQRAVSRRD from the coding sequence ATGGAGGCAAAGGGACTAATCATAGGTCTCGTATTTACCCTAGGGGTCTTTGCTATAAAGGGAGGTGCCGGATTTGGATATCTCCTTTCTGACAAAAGCTCCCTCAGACTGGGCATAGTTTCCTTAACTCTATACCTCCTATTCATCGGCCTTATATTTTGGGGGACACAAAAGGTAGCCAATAATGGACTTCTCGCCTCTTCACAAGAGAGCTTTTCCTTCCTTGCAGAGCAAGGCATGCGTATTCACTTCTTAATGTGGGCGGGACTCATGGCATGGGGGACATATCTACTGACCAGGCCTCCTGCCCGCTCCACCAGGGCCTGGCTTATATTGTCTGCTCCGTGTCCTGTGTGCCTCATGGTTATTGTGATTGACGTTTATCTGTTCACATCCCTATGGCCCAAGGACCCTATTAGGTCCCTCTGCCTCCCCTTTCTCTTCTTCAGTGGCATGGTGATTGTGACTTCCATCCTCACTGCACTTTTCTTCAAAAGAGCGGACACTACTCCTAAAAGGCGGCTAGGTTGGATCATGGTCTTCCTGTCGGCCTATTTTGCTACAAACGTTCTCACTGCCCCCCACTTTAAAGAGGCAAAGATGGTATACGAGATGGCAATACGGCAAAAGGCCCTCTATTCGACCCAGGATTTCAATATCCTTTTTCTATTCTTCTTCCTGTTTATTGCAGGGATACTCAGACAGAGGGCCGTCTCAAGGAGGGATTAA